In the Lysinibacillus sp. PLM2 genome, one interval contains:
- the mbl gene encoding MreB-like protein, whose amino-acid sequence MFSKDIGIDLGTANVLIYVKGKGIVLNEPSVVAIDKNTNRVLAVGEEARQMVGRTPGNIVAIRPLKDGVIADFDVTEAMLKHFLTKLNVKGFLSKPRILICCPTNITSVEQKAIREAAEKSGGKKVYLEEEPKVAAIGAGMDIYQPSGNMVIDIGGGTTDIAVLSMGDIVTSESIKVAGDVFDNDILQYIKKQYKLLIGERTAEQIKMTIGTVFPGGRNDEMEIRGRDLITGLPRTITINSIEIEKALHESVYLIVQAAKNVLERTPPELSADIIDRGIIITGGGGLLHGMDQLLIEELKVPVIIAEKPMDCVAIGTGIMLNNIDRATAKF is encoded by the coding sequence ATGTTTTCTAAAGATATAGGTATCGATTTAGGAACTGCAAATGTACTCATTTACGTTAAAGGAAAAGGAATTGTATTAAATGAGCCGTCTGTAGTTGCAATAGACAAAAATACAAACCGTGTGCTAGCTGTTGGTGAAGAAGCTCGACAAATGGTGGGCCGTACACCCGGTAACATCGTAGCAATTCGTCCTTTAAAGGATGGCGTAATTGCTGATTTTGATGTGACTGAAGCAATGCTAAAGCACTTTTTAACTAAATTAAACGTAAAAGGCTTTCTATCAAAACCACGTATCCTAATATGCTGTCCAACAAACATTACAAGCGTAGAGCAGAAAGCAATTCGAGAAGCTGCTGAAAAATCAGGTGGTAAAAAAGTCTATTTAGAAGAAGAACCAAAAGTTGCTGCAATTGGAGCTGGCATGGATATTTATCAGCCAAGTGGAAACATGGTTATTGATATCGGTGGCGGTACAACTGACATAGCAGTACTTTCAATGGGCGATATTGTAACAAGTGAATCCATTAAAGTAGCTGGAGACGTTTTTGATAACGATATACTGCAATACATAAAAAAACAATACAAACTATTAATCGGAGAACGTACAGCAGAGCAAATAAAAATGACGATTGGTACAGTATTTCCTGGTGGAAGAAACGACGAAATGGAAATTCGTGGTCGCGACCTGATAACAGGCTTACCGCGTACGATTACAATTAATTCAATTGAAATTGAAAAGGCACTGCACGAGTCTGTTTATTTGATTGTACAAGCTGCTAAAAATGTTTTAGAAAGAACTCCGCCAGAATTATCTGCAGATATTATTGACCGTGGTATTATAATAACTGGTGGCGGTGGCCTCCTACATGGAATGGATCAATTATTAATTGAAGAATTAAAAGTACCGGTAATAATTGCCGAAAAACCGATGGACTGTGTTGCGATTGGAACTGGTATAATGTTAAATAACATCGACCGTGCAACGGCGAAATTTTAA
- the flhO gene encoding flagellar hook-basal body complex protein FlhO → MFKGFYTVASGMIAQQRKTEIITNNMANANTPGYKADQSTIRSFPDMLISAIGNTNIPTEKNLNFQNAQEIGGLNTGVYLQETLANYGQGSLMQTNLTTDVALIDGTLPIDEESGNQGAIFFRLEHPNGGEAYTRNGNFTLDGQGYLVNGNGYYVLSNEGERIYLPNDDFQVAEDGTITFADVNVAQIGVSFSANPDVLVKQDNGLFRTIDGALLPSAYIQEGVAFGLKQSYLEGSNVDAARSMTDLLTAYRAFEANQKVLQAYDQSMQKAVNEIGKV, encoded by the coding sequence TTGTTTAAAGGATTTTATACTGTAGCTTCTGGGATGATCGCACAACAGAGAAAAACAGAAATCATTACAAACAACATGGCGAATGCGAACACACCTGGATATAAAGCAGACCAATCGACTATTCGATCTTTTCCTGATATGTTGATTTCTGCTATCGGAAATACCAACATTCCGACAGAAAAGAATTTAAACTTCCAAAATGCACAGGAAATTGGCGGATTAAATACGGGTGTTTATTTACAAGAAACGCTTGCTAATTATGGGCAAGGTTCACTAATGCAAACGAACTTAACAACGGACGTGGCATTAATCGATGGTACTTTACCAATTGATGAGGAGTCTGGGAACCAAGGGGCGATTTTCTTCCGACTGGAACATCCAAATGGTGGGGAAGCTTATACTCGTAATGGGAACTTTACATTAGATGGACAAGGTTATCTTGTAAATGGTAACGGTTATTATGTTTTATCTAATGAAGGTGAACGTATCTATTTGCCAAATGATGATTTCCAAGTTGCTGAGGACGGTACAATCACATTCGCAGATGTAAATGTTGCACAAATTGGTGTATCATTTAGCGCTAACCCGGATGTCTTAGTGAAACAAGATAACGGTTTGTTCCGCACAATAGATGGAGCTCTATTACCTTCAGCTTATATTCAAGAAGGTGTCGCATTTGGGCTTAAACAAAGCTATTTAGAAGGTTCTAATGTAGATGCAGCCAGATCTATGACAGATCTTTTAACAGCTTATCGTGCATTTGAAGCGAATCAAAAAGTACTACAAGCTTATGATCAAAGCATGCAAAAGGCTGTTAATGAAATCGGTAAAGTTTAA
- the flhP gene encoding flagellar hook-basal body complex protein FlhP — protein sequence MLRTMITATNTLTQLQQQMDTISNNLANSSTTGYKTKEAQFSELLYQQYNNDELDRTLRQSPVGIRYGVGAKISQIQTNHSQGNLQMTDRDLDLAFTKEKQYFNILMPEGDNGTNLVYSRQGDFYVSPVANGQVMLVNSDGYAVADSDGNPIVFQDQFQNFTLTEDGLLGVSYPNGQTATFELGITEIQKPQVMEHVSDTYIDLPENFAELGLEEQEVLVDMLGANRVNIGVQNGALEQSNVNLSKEMTDLITAQRSYQFNSRAITIADQMLGLINGIR from the coding sequence ATGCTTCGAACAATGATTACAGCAACGAATACACTTACACAATTGCAACAGCAAATGGATACGATCAGTAACAATCTTGCGAATAGCAGTACAACGGGGTATAAGACAAAAGAAGCACAGTTTTCAGAGCTTCTTTATCAACAATACAATAATGACGAGTTAGATAGAACGTTACGTCAATCACCAGTAGGAATCCGCTATGGTGTTGGTGCAAAAATTAGTCAAATTCAAACAAACCATAGTCAAGGAAACCTTCAAATGACGGATCGTGATTTAGACCTTGCATTCACAAAAGAAAAGCAGTATTTTAATATCTTAATGCCTGAGGGAGATAATGGGACAAACCTAGTTTATTCTCGTCAAGGCGACTTTTACGTTTCACCAGTTGCAAATGGCCAAGTGATGTTAGTGAATTCTGATGGATATGCAGTTGCAGATTCTGATGGTAACCCAATCGTTTTCCAAGACCAGTTCCAAAACTTCACATTAACAGAGGACGGTCTTTTAGGTGTTAGCTATCCTAATGGTCAAACAGCTACTTTCGAATTAGGTATTACAGAAATTCAAAAGCCACAAGTAATGGAACATGTTTCAGATACATACATTGATTTACCTGAAAACTTTGCTGAGCTAGGGCTTGAGGAACAAGAAGTATTAGTTGATATGCTTGGTGCAAATCGTGTGAATATCGGTGTTCAAAACGGTGCTTTAGAGCAATCAAACGTCAACCTTTCAAAGGAAATGACAGATTTAATAACTGCACAACGTTCTTACCAATTTAATTCACGTGCAATAACGATTGCTGACCAAATGTTAGGGCTTATCAATGGGATTCGATAA
- the fabZ gene encoding 3-hydroxyacyl-[acyl-carrier-protein] dehydratase FabZ, with product MLNAEQIQSILPHRYPFLLVDRILELEEGKRAVGIKNVSINEDFFNGHFPGYPVMPGVLIIEALAQVGGVALLNSEQFKGRLAFLTGIDNARFKRQVVPGDQLRLEVEFVRMRGAMGKGHAIATVEGEIACEADILFAIGPAQPKE from the coding sequence ATGTTAAATGCAGAACAAATTCAATCCATTTTGCCACATCGTTATCCATTTTTATTAGTGGATCGCATTCTTGAATTGGAAGAAGGGAAACGTGCAGTTGGAATTAAGAATGTTTCCATTAATGAAGACTTCTTTAACGGACATTTCCCAGGATATCCTGTAATGCCTGGTGTTTTAATCATTGAGGCATTAGCGCAAGTTGGAGGAGTGGCACTTTTAAATTCCGAGCAATTTAAAGGAAGACTAGCATTTTTAACAGGCATTGATAATGCACGTTTCAAACGTCAAGTTGTTCCTGGTGATCAACTAAGATTAGAGGTTGAATTTGTTCGCATGCGTGGTGCGATGGGAAAAGGACATGCAATTGCAACAGTTGAAGGGGAAATTGCTTGCGAAGCGGATATTTTATTTGCCATTGGACCTGCTCAACCTAAGGAATAA
- the ywpF gene encoding hypothetical protein, with product MKTFKMLSFDLIKDDEELNFPLIDGIVINQENSYKSWILEIFISKEHIASFRELQTSREVFDANVVISFPENEPAPFSVVVSEIKEIGEKASVLMKGTVKQVRIKYAEQLLKKLLEKDLAKDELLKQFEKGLRERPRLKES from the coding sequence ATGAAGACATTTAAAATGCTCTCTTTTGATTTGATCAAAGATGATGAAGAACTTAATTTTCCTTTGATTGACGGTATTGTAATCAATCAAGAAAATAGTTATAAATCATGGATTTTAGAAATTTTTATTTCAAAAGAACATATCGCCTCGTTCCGGGAATTACAAACTTCTAGGGAAGTGTTTGATGCGAATGTGGTTATTTCATTTCCAGAGAATGAACCTGCGCCCTTTTCTGTAGTCGTGAGTGAGATCAAAGAAATTGGGGAAAAGGCGTCAGTATTGATGAAAGGTACAGTGAAGCAAGTTCGAATAAAATACGCGGAACAATTATTAAAGAAGTTGTTAGAAAAAGACCTTGCGAAAGACGAGCTATTAAAACAATTTGAAAAAGGATTACGTGAACGTCCGAGATTGAAGGAGAGCTAA